In the Ruminococcus sp. OA3 genome, one interval contains:
- the rfbG gene encoding CDP-glucose 4,6-dehydratase, giving the protein MESVAVMVNLDFYRGKNVLVTGHTGFKGSWLCRMLIGAGARVTGYSLEPPTQPNLFSVCGIEQQMQSVTGDIRDFKHLSEVMNTVRPELVFHLAAQPIVRDSYMNPVYTYETNVMGTVNILECVRQCGSVRSFLNVTTDKVYQNHEWEWGYRETDALDGFDPYSNSKSCSELVTHSYRNSFFADGKTAVSTARAGNVIGGGDFANDRIIPDCIRAAAMKEPIRVRNPHSTRPFQHVLEPLTAYLLIAQRQYEDNQFAGSYNVGPDDEDCVTTGQLVDMFCEAWGEGQTWISQSEDGPHEANFLKLDCSRMKQVFGWKPRWHVREAIEHTVEWSRAYLEGKDVCTCMEDQIRKFEETGE; this is encoded by the coding sequence ATGGAAAGTGTGGCAGTGATGGTGAATTTGGATTTTTACAGAGGGAAAAATGTATTGGTTACGGGGCATACCGGTTTTAAAGGCAGCTGGCTGTGCCGCATGCTGATCGGTGCAGGGGCCCGGGTGACGGGATATTCCCTGGAGCCGCCGACACAGCCGAATCTTTTTTCTGTGTGCGGGATAGAGCAGCAGATGCAATCGGTGACCGGAGACATCCGGGACTTTAAGCATCTGTCAGAGGTGATGAATACGGTGCGGCCAGAGCTTGTGTTTCATCTGGCAGCACAGCCGATCGTGCGGGATTCCTATATGAATCCCGTCTACACGTATGAGACAAATGTTATGGGGACGGTCAATATTCTGGAATGTGTGCGGCAGTGTGGCAGTGTGCGTTCCTTTTTGAATGTTACTACAGATAAAGTATATCAAAATCATGAGTGGGAATGGGGATACCGGGAGACCGATGCACTGGATGGTTTTGACCCTTATTCCAACAGCAAGTCCTGTTCGGAGCTGGTCACGCACAGTTACAGGAATTCATTCTTCGCAGATGGGAAGACTGCTGTTTCCACCGCACGTGCCGGAAATGTCATCGGAGGCGGAGACTTCGCAAACGACCGCATTATTCCGGACTGTATCCGGGCTGCAGCGATGAAAGAACCGATCAGGGTCCGCAATCCGCACTCTACGAGACCATTCCAGCATGTGCTGGAGCCCCTGACGGCATATTTATTGATCGCACAGAGACAGTATGAGGACAATCAGTTTGCGGGATCTTATAATGTGGGACCGGATGATGAGGACTGTGTGACCACCGGACAGCTGGTGGATATGTTCTGTGAAGCGTGGGGAGAAGGACAGACCTGGATCAGCCAGTCGGAGGATGGGCCGCATGAGGCTAATTTCCTGAAGCTGGACTGCTCAAGGATGAAGCAGGTCTTTGGATGGAAACCGCGCTGGCACGTGAGGGAAGCTATTGAACATACAGTAGAATGGTCCAGGGCCTATCTGGAAGGTAAAGATGTCTGTACCTGTATGGAAGATCAGATCAGAAAGTTTGAAGAAACAGGAGAATGA
- the rfbF gene encoding glucose-1-phosphate cytidylyltransferase translates to MKVVILAGGFGTRISEESHLKPKPMIEIGEKPILWHIMKLYSYYGYNEFIICCGYKQHVIKEWFADYYLHNSDITFDFTKENKMIVHNNISEPWKVTLIDTGLMTMTGGRIRRIREYLEEDTFLLTYGDGVSDVNIAELVKFHHTHGKMATITSAQPDGRFGVLDILEDGTITNFKEKKKEDGGWINAGFMVLEPEIIDLIEGDETVFERYPLEEAARRGQLNAYRHSGFWQCMDTMREKEKLEEMWLSGRAPWKVWQ, encoded by the coding sequence ATGAAAGTTGTAATTCTGGCAGGTGGATTCGGCACGAGAATCAGCGAAGAAAGCCATCTGAAGCCAAAACCGATGATAGAGATCGGTGAAAAGCCGATTTTATGGCATATTATGAAGCTGTATTCTTATTATGGCTACAATGAATTTATTATCTGCTGCGGGTATAAGCAGCATGTGATCAAAGAGTGGTTTGCGGATTATTATCTGCACAACAGTGATATCACGTTTGACTTTACAAAAGAAAATAAGATGATTGTACATAATAATATATCAGAACCGTGGAAGGTAACACTGATTGATACGGGGCTTATGACAATGACGGGGGGCCGTATCAGGAGAATCCGTGAATATCTGGAAGAAGATACCTTTCTCCTCACCTATGGTGACGGTGTCTCGGATGTCAATATCGCAGAACTGGTAAAATTTCATCATACACACGGAAAAATGGCGACGATCACGTCGGCGCAGCCGGACGGTCGTTTTGGCGTGCTGGATATCCTGGAAGACGGGACGATCACAAATTTCAAGGAGAAGAAAAAAGAGGACGGCGGCTGGATTAATGCAGGCTTCATGGTGCTGGAACCGGAGATCATAGACCTGATCGAGGGTGATGAGACGGTGTTTGAGCGATATCCGCTGGAGGAGGCCGCACGCCGCGGGCAGTTAAACGCATACCGGCACAGCGGTTTCTGGCAGTGCATGGATACGATGCGTGAGAAAGAAAAACTTGAGGAAATGTGGCTGTCCGGGAGGGCGCCATGGAAAGTGTGGCAGTGA